The Paenibacillus sp. MBLB1832 genome has a window encoding:
- the preA gene encoding NAD-dependent dihydropyrimidine dehydrogenase subunit PreA — MADLRINLAGIASPNPFWLASAPPTNTGYQVQRAFEAGWGGAVWKTLGDPIINTSSRFAAVHFNGQRVAGFNNIELITDRPLEINLKEIYETKKRFPNHALVVSLMVEPKREKWHEIVKKVEAVGVDGLELNFGCPHGMAERGMGSASGQQPDLVEAQTMWAKEVAQTPVIVKLTPNITDITSTAKAAVRGGADAISLINTINSLAGVDIDTWHTIPHVGGKGSHGGYCGPAVKPIALHMVADCARNPAVTVPISGIGGVSTWRDAVEFMLMGATGVQVCTAAMHHGFRIVEDMIDGLNNYLDERGLASVTELTGKSVHRYEDWGNLDLNYAVVARIDTDTCINCNKCHIACEDTSHQCIERVTNAQGEAILQVREEDCVGCNLCAIVCPVEGAITMVEVQGTEAPMTWNERQKAVAELEGGPGPNKKEAV; from the coding sequence ATGGCTGATTTACGTATTAATCTGGCAGGTATCGCATCACCTAACCCTTTCTGGTTAGCCTCCGCACCACCGACGAATACGGGGTATCAGGTGCAACGCGCTTTCGAAGCGGGCTGGGGAGGGGCGGTCTGGAAAACACTCGGTGACCCGATCATTAACACCTCGTCCCGTTTTGCGGCGGTCCATTTCAATGGTCAGCGCGTGGCGGGCTTTAACAATATTGAGCTGATCACGGATCGTCCCCTGGAAATCAATCTGAAAGAAATTTACGAGACGAAGAAGCGATTCCCAAATCATGCGCTTGTGGTGTCCTTGATGGTGGAGCCGAAGCGGGAGAAATGGCATGAAATTGTGAAAAAAGTGGAAGCTGTCGGCGTAGACGGTCTCGAGCTAAACTTCGGTTGTCCGCATGGGATGGCGGAACGCGGCATGGGCTCAGCTTCTGGGCAGCAGCCTGACTTGGTTGAAGCGCAGACGATGTGGGCCAAGGAGGTTGCACAAACGCCTGTCATTGTGAAGCTAACTCCGAATATCACCGATATTACGAGCACGGCAAAAGCGGCAGTGCGTGGCGGCGCGGATGCAATTTCGCTGATCAACACGATTAACTCGCTGGCTGGTGTCGATATCGATACGTGGCACACGATTCCACACGTCGGTGGCAAAGGCTCGCATGGGGGCTATTGCGGCCCAGCGGTGAAGCCGATTGCGCTTCATATGGTGGCGGACTGCGCCCGTAATCCTGCGGTAACTGTGCCGATCTCTGGGATCGGCGGAGTTTCGACATGGCGGGATGCCGTGGAATTCATGCTCATGGGCGCAACAGGTGTCCAGGTGTGCACGGCTGCCATGCATCATGGCTTTCGCATCGTCGAGGATATGATCGACGGGTTAAACAATTATTTGGATGAGCGTGGACTTGCAAGTGTCACCGAATTGACAGGCAAATCGGTCCATCGTTATGAGGACTGGGGCAATTTGGATTTGAATTACGCAGTCGTTGCCCGCATCGACACCGACACCTGCATTAATTGCAACAAATGCCATATTGCTTGCGAAGATACGTCGCATCAATGTATTGAGCGCGTGACGAACGCGCAAGGAGAGGCCATTTTACAAGTACGGGAAGAAGACTGTGTGGGCTGTAATTTATGCGCCATTGTGTGTCCTGTGGAGGGAGCTATTACGATGGTTGAAGTGCAAGGAACAGAAGCGCCAATGACATGGAATGAGCGGCAAAAAGCCGTGGCAGAGCTGGAAGGCGGACCGGGACCGAACAAGAAGGAGGCAGTGTAG